From the genome of Thermoflexus hugenholtzii, one region includes:
- a CDS encoding methyltransferase, with protein sequence MGVTDYYVWREFEDRIGNEWIRWAGKPGLEIWSHVDPGVALIAQVMEIGPQDHVLDLNCGVGWLGVLAARRTAGRIVLASDHGLAVEAARRTMAMNGLEGRALLIHGDGIPGLQPGTFDVVFLNIPKGKEVAQRLVRIAAWALKPGGRLYLAGPKRGGIEGIIAYAADLFGKAPVWAYGGGYRVAVATRPPDLPLESPGEDFVEREATVRGRTWRFITRPGLFSWSALDEGTRHLIEQMEIRPQDHVLDLGCGYGIVGVIAGHEAREGRVVMVDISAAALEASRRTLSLYELPHVEVRLSDVIDGVRGERFDVVVTNPPIHQGFGVEREVAMQFVHDAPAVLRPGGRLYLVGAVVLPYRALIERAFGNVEILFDDRHYRVYRAIHRPRRLR encoded by the coding sequence ATGGGCGTGACCGATTACTACGTCTGGCGAGAGTTTGAGGATCGCATCGGGAACGAGTGGATCCGATGGGCAGGCAAGCCCGGCCTGGAGATCTGGAGCCATGTGGACCCGGGGGTTGCGCTCATCGCCCAGGTGATGGAGATCGGGCCCCAGGATCACGTGCTGGATCTCAACTGCGGGGTGGGCTGGCTGGGGGTGCTGGCTGCCCGGCGCACTGCCGGCCGCATCGTCCTGGCCAGCGACCACGGCCTGGCGGTGGAGGCCGCCCGGCGCACCATGGCCATGAACGGCCTGGAGGGCCGCGCCCTCCTGATCCACGGCGATGGGATCCCCGGGCTCCAGCCCGGGACCTTCGATGTGGTCTTCCTCAACATCCCGAAGGGGAAGGAGGTGGCCCAGCGCCTGGTGCGCATCGCCGCCTGGGCCCTGAAGCCTGGCGGGCGCCTCTATCTGGCCGGGCCGAAGCGGGGGGGGATCGAAGGGATCATCGCCTACGCCGCGGATCTGTTCGGCAAGGCCCCCGTGTGGGCCTACGGCGGAGGCTACCGGGTGGCCGTGGCCACCCGCCCGCCGGACCTCCCCCTTGAATCCCCCGGGGAAGATTTCGTCGAGCGGGAGGCCACCGTCCGGGGCCGAACCTGGCGCTTCATCACCCGACCCGGCCTGTTCTCCTGGTCCGCCCTGGACGAGGGCACCCGTCATCTCATCGAGCAGATGGAGATCCGCCCTCAGGACCACGTGCTGGATCTGGGATGCGGGTATGGCATCGTGGGGGTGATCGCCGGCCACGAGGCCCGGGAGGGGCGGGTGGTGATGGTGGACATCAGCGCCGCGGCCCTGGAGGCCAGCCGGCGCACCCTCTCCCTCTATGAGCTGCCCCACGTCGAGGTGCGCCTGAGCGATGTGATCGACGGGGTGCGAGGGGAGCGCTTCGACGTGGTGGTGACCAACCCGCCGATCCATCAGGGGTTCGGGGTGGAGCGAGAGGTGGCCATGCAGTTCGTCCACGATGCGCCCGCTGTGCTGCGCCCGGGCGGGCGGCTGTATCTGGTGGGAGCCGTGGTGCTCCCCTACCGCGCCCTCATCGAGCGGGCCTTCGGGAACGTGGAGATCCTCTTCGACGACCGGCACTACCGGGTCTACCGGGCCATCCACCGGCCCCGCCGGTTGCGATGA